The following DNA comes from Chitinophagales bacterium.
ACTTAGACCAACAATAAGGATGAATAACGAAAAAATAATTTGATAATTTTTGAACATAATTTTGGCTTACTTTTTGTTTAGTATAAAACTGCCATTCCAACTGACATTTTGATACGCTGTTTAATAAATTTAATGTAAAAATAATGAAGAATTACGGTATTATCTTTTTTTTAGCAATATTTAGTGCTAATTTCTTGTTTGCACAGCAAAGTTTGGAAGCTGGTTTTGATATAACTACAGTCCCCAAAAAGCCTAATTATAGTAATGAAAAAAACTGGGCGGCACTACCGTGGAAAGCAGATAATGCAGATGATGTTCCCAGTGAAAAATTTAGCAATAACCAAGATAATGCTATTGTAGATGTGTTTTTTGTACACCCCACTACTATTAATAAAGCCTATGGCAAATGGAATGCCGATGTTTTGGATGATAAGTTAAACAAGAAAGTAGATAATTTACCTATCAAGCATCAAGCAAGTGTTTTTAATGGCAGTGCAAGGGTTTTTGCACCAAGATATAGACAAGCAAACTATGAAGCATTTATGACTTTAGGCACAGAAAACAGCAATAAAGCACTTGCTTTAGCTTATAGCGATGTAAAAGCTGCCTTTTTATATTATTTAGAAAACTGGAATGAAGGCAGACCTTTTATTATAGCCGGACATAGCCAAGGTACTTTTCATAATATACATTTAGTAGAAGAAGTAATAGATACTACAGCCTTGCTAAACCAAATGGTGGCGGCTTACTTGGTTGGAATGCCTGTAAAAGCCAATGATTTTGAAAACTGCAAACCTTGCCAACAAGAAGATGATATTAACTGCTTTATTTCGTGGAACACTATGAAAAAGAAAAGCTACCCTAAGTTTTATGATGAATATTACAAAGGAGCAGTATGCCACAACCCTTTAAGCTGGGAAACTAACGAATATTACTGCTCAGAAGAATACCATGACGGAATGGTGCCAAAAGAGTTTAAAAAGTTTTATAAAAATAAGCATGGAGCAAGAGTACACAAAGGCGTACTTTGGGTAGATGCCGTTAAAATTCCGGGCATTCCTTTTACCCGATTTGTTAAAAACTGGCATATAGGCGACTATAATTTATTTTATGGCAATGTTAGAGAAAACGTTGAAACAAGAGTATCGCAATTTATAAAAAGTGATAATTTTGCACTATGGAAAAAGCACAATTAGGAATAGGAAGTAAAATAAACCACCCAAAGTTTGGATTGGGAGTTATTTGCAATTTAAACTCAGAGTATTAC
Coding sequences within:
- a CDS encoding DUF3089 domain-containing protein yields the protein MKNYGIIFFLAIFSANFLFAQQSLEAGFDITTVPKKPNYSNEKNWAALPWKADNADDVPSEKFSNNQDNAIVDVFFVHPTTINKAYGKWNADVLDDKLNKKVDNLPIKHQASVFNGSARVFAPRYRQANYEAFMTLGTENSNKALALAYSDVKAAFLYYLENWNEGRPFIIAGHSQGTFHNIHLVEEVIDTTALLNQMVAAYLVGMPVKANDFENCKPCQQEDDINCFISWNTMKKKSYPKFYDEYYKGAVCHNPLSWETNEYYCSEEYHDGMVPKEFKKFYKNKHGARVHKGVLWVDAVKIPGIPFTRFVKNWHIGDYNLFYGNVRENVETRVSQFIKSDNFALWKKHN